A genomic region of Fundulus heteroclitus isolate FHET01 chromosome 24, MU-UCD_Fhet_4.1, whole genome shotgun sequence contains the following coding sequences:
- the si:ch211-246m6.4 gene encoding basic helix-loop-helix transcription factor scleraxis — protein sequence MKSRTDGCASELDTDTDSSDGKSTGGRSPPRESGERLGEEAGSGGPYAGRRRRRRRSGRDARIPGASKQRQAANARERDRTHSVNTAFTALRTLIPTEPADRKLSKIETLRLASSYISHLANVLLLGEECRDGQPCLRYQDLLLRGPAALSAPSLRPICTFCLSNQRKQLKDVAKHSSSV from the coding sequence ATGAAGTCCCGCACAGACGGCTGCGCCTCCGAGCTGGACACCGACACGGACAGCTCCGACGGGAAGTCCACGGGCGGCCGCAGCCCGCCCAGGGAGTCCGGGGAGAGGCTGGGGGAGGAGGCGGGGAGCGGCGGCCCCTACGCcgggaggaggaggcggcggcggcggagcGGCAGAGACGCGCGGATCCCCGGCGCCAGCAAACAGCGGCAAGCGGCGAACGCGCGGGAGCGCGACCGCACGCACAGCGTGAACACGGCGTTCACCGCGCTGCGCACGCTGATCCCCACCGAGCCGGCCGACAGGAAGCTGTCCAAGATAGAGACGCTGCGCCTGGCCTCCAGCTACATCTCCCACCTGGCCAACGTGCTGCTGCTGGGGGAGGAGTGCCGGGACGGGCAGCCCTGCCTCCGCTACCAGGACCTGCTGCTGCGCGGCCCCGCGGCGCTCAGCGCGCCCTCCCTGCGGCCGATCTGCACCTTCTGCCTGAGCAACCAGAGGAAACAG